One stretch of Chryseobacterium indologenes DNA includes these proteins:
- a CDS encoding NADP-dependent oxidoreductase, producing the protein MKAVIISETGSVENLQFTEIDKPTIGGDEVLVKVMSVSINPVDVKARAHEGVLNWIFEEKRPVILGWDISGEVVETGKNVIDFKTGDEVFGMVNFFGNGSAYAEYVTAPAAHLALKAQHITHPQAAAASMAAITAYQALVDVAHIKKGDKVLIHAASGGVGHFAVQIAKHFGAYVIGVSSAKNRDFILSLGADEHIDYTTENFKDKVQDVDIVIDTIQGETLLNSVDIVHKGGIIVTLPSPEIPEEVKDKASQREIGIEFMMVQSKAETIKAIAALLDAGNLKPTVYKTFPFEDIRKAHLEVETNRVAGKVVVTL; encoded by the coding sequence ATGAAAGCTGTTATTATTAGCGAAACAGGAAGTGTAGAAAATCTTCAGTTCACGGAAATAGATAAGCCAACAATAGGTGGAGATGAGGTTCTGGTAAAAGTGATGTCGGTAAGTATCAATCCTGTTGATGTAAAAGCAAGAGCACATGAGGGGGTCTTAAACTGGATTTTTGAAGAGAAACGACCTGTTATTTTAGGCTGGGACATTTCAGGAGAAGTTGTGGAAACCGGAAAAAATGTAATAGATTTTAAAACAGGTGATGAGGTGTTTGGAATGGTTAATTTCTTCGGTAATGGAAGTGCCTATGCAGAATATGTTACTGCTCCTGCAGCTCATTTGGCATTAAAGGCTCAGCATATCACTCATCCACAGGCGGCGGCCGCCTCAATGGCAGCAATTACCGCCTATCAGGCATTGGTAGATGTTGCCCATATTAAAAAAGGAGATAAAGTGCTTATTCATGCTGCTTCAGGAGGAGTAGGGCATTTTGCAGTCCAGATTGCCAAACATTTTGGAGCTTATGTGATAGGAGTTTCTTCAGCTAAAAACAGGGATTTTATCCTTTCATTGGGCGCTGATGAACATATTGATTATACTACCGAAAACTTTAAAGATAAAGTTCAGGATGTTGATATTGTGATAGACACCATTCAGGGTGAAACCCTACTGAATTCTGTAGATATCGTACATAAAGGTGGAATCATTGTAACCCTTCCTTCACCGGAAATTCCTGAAGAAGTGAAAGATAAGGCCAGTCAGAGGGAGATAGGTATTGAGTTTATGATGGTGCAATCCAAGGCAGAAACCATAAAAGCAATTGCAGCTTTATTGGATGCAGGAAATTTGAAACCTACTGTTTATAAAACCTTTCCTTTTGAAGACATCAGAAAAGCACATCTTGAAGTAGAGACCAATCGTGTAGCTGGAAAAGTAGTGGTAACTCTATAA
- a CDS encoding universal stress protein, with product MKTIIVCTDFSQEAENAIHYAASMAKENQYHIILFNLQSISIHALNAQVSADFFYEQTLKNQQKLKDKSIEISRLYTVKTEYYLASGNFIDELNKCIQATNSDFIVMGMGEKTLEQRLLGNNVIKAIHRIKKPILIIPGHIEYTGIRKVLFAYDTHKSITWSAMNDIYTFINEFNAEIEVFNVSESIADFTEVLHDIDLNSGYDLDDIKYSFKMIKSIEIIKAIEEEVKLTSADLLTMVPYRYNLVESLFHRSKTAIIAYKNKVPLLSIPLNTD from the coding sequence ATGAAAACAATAATTGTCTGCACAGATTTTTCCCAGGAAGCTGAAAATGCAATTCATTATGCAGCATCTATGGCTAAAGAAAACCAATACCATATCATTCTGTTCAATTTACAGAGCATTTCTATCCATGCGCTGAATGCTCAGGTTTCTGCTGATTTTTTCTATGAACAGACTCTTAAAAATCAACAAAAGCTCAAAGATAAATCCATTGAAATAAGCCGTTTATATACCGTAAAAACAGAGTATTACCTCGCCTCAGGAAATTTTATTGACGAACTGAATAAGTGTATACAAGCCACTAACAGTGACTTTATTGTGATGGGAATGGGAGAAAAAACACTTGAACAAAGACTTTTAGGAAATAATGTGATCAAGGCGATACACAGAATTAAAAAACCAATATTAATTATTCCGGGGCATATAGAGTATACAGGAATACGAAAGGTCCTCTTTGCTTATGACACTCATAAATCCATTACCTGGTCTGCCATGAATGATATTTATACTTTCATTAATGAGTTCAATGCAGAAATTGAAGTATTTAATGTAAGTGAAAGTATTGCGGATTTTACGGAAGTGCTTCATGATATTGATCTGAACTCCGGGTATGATCTTGATGATATTAAGTACAGCTTTAAGATGATAAAATCTATTGAAATCATCAAAGCTATTGAAGAGGAAGTGAAACTGACCAGTGCTGATCTGCTGACAATGGTTCCTTATCGGTATAATCTTGTAGAATCTCTTTTCCATCGAAGCAAAACAGCTATCATAGCCTATAAAAATAAAGTTCCATTACTATCAATCCCCCTAAACACAGATTAA
- a CDS encoding sensor histidine kinase: MNRVSTIRKNLVRSKKILSTMKRRLVIWAVAVIAFCGFSYLIDPFDPVWQSYLETPLKMFIEDALWVFFFSIIISEVSIFIDSTLNKLLPWKDRTVKRLLIQGFLQIVGSVLIVMIINAIVDCTSDNLPEMDSRKEYTLLGQWVATNIVISLIISGFNTVDYLLQNWKKTAVEAAQHKLRASKHKQAAMAAELQALKLQIDPHFIFNNLSVLSELILEDQQRGYEYSEKFARVYRYLLVNSKKDIIAVEEELKFLDSYIFLIEKRIGEGVLFKINIQEEYRSMYTLPLSLQLLVENAIKHNQTSKANPLEIHVYTNSDGELVVANTFLPLLNKPDSSGVGLTNIIARYEILGYTKPMIEKTEDKFIVKLPLI; encoded by the coding sequence ATGAATAGGGTTTCTACGATTAGAAAAAATTTAGTACGAAGTAAAAAGATCCTTTCCACCATGAAAAGGAGGCTGGTAATTTGGGCAGTGGCCGTAATTGCTTTTTGTGGATTTTCGTACCTTATTGATCCCTTTGATCCGGTTTGGCAAAGCTATTTGGAAACTCCATTGAAAATGTTTATTGAAGATGCTTTATGGGTATTCTTTTTTTCAATAATCATTTCAGAGGTTAGTATTTTTATAGACTCTACTCTCAATAAGCTCCTTCCGTGGAAAGATAGAACCGTTAAACGGTTGCTCATTCAGGGATTTCTTCAGATTGTGGGAAGTGTTTTGATTGTGATGATTATTAATGCTATTGTAGACTGTACTTCTGACAATTTACCGGAAATGGATTCCCGAAAAGAATATACATTACTCGGGCAATGGGTAGCCACCAATATTGTGATTTCTTTGATTATAAGCGGATTTAATACAGTGGATTACCTGCTTCAAAACTGGAAAAAAACAGCTGTAGAAGCAGCACAGCATAAACTTAGAGCTTCCAAGCATAAACAGGCCGCTATGGCCGCTGAACTTCAGGCTCTTAAATTGCAAATAGATCCCCATTTTATTTTTAATAACCTCAGTGTCCTTTCTGAGCTTATTCTGGAAGACCAGCAGCGTGGATATGAATATTCAGAAAAATTTGCACGGGTTTACCGGTATTTGCTCGTGAACTCTAAAAAAGACATCATAGCGGTAGAAGAAGAGTTGAAATTTTTAGATTCCTATATTTTCCTGATTGAAAAAAGAATTGGGGAAGGTGTACTGTTTAAAATCAACATTCAGGAAGAGTACAGATCTATGTACACCCTTCCATTATCCCTACAGCTGTTAGTTGAAAATGCTATTAAACATAATCAAACCTCAAAGGCTAACCCATTGGAAATTCATGTCTATACAAATTCGGACGGAGAACTAGTAGTGGCCAATACCTTTTTACCACTACTCAATAAACCGGATTCTTCCGGAGTTGGGCTTACCAACATCATTGCAAGATATGAAATCCTTGGATACACAAAACCGATGATAGAAAAAACAGAAGATAAATTTATTGTAAAACTTCCATTGATATGA
- a CDS encoding LytR/AlgR family response regulator transcription factor has product MKINKILIVEDERPNADRLKRLLLKLRPHIEILSVEDSITSAVNWLENNVVPDIIMMDIRLADGLSFEIFNKHEVKSAVIFTTAYDEYAVQAFKYNSIDYLLKPIEEEELDAALKRYETFMEAVPVVGSAIEGLLNYIQPKDYRKRFLIVHRDGYKTVLAEDILYFYTELGISKAMLNTGVVENIPQTLEELEKQLDPKFFFRANRQFIIHIDSVKQIFNHFNGKLKLELRKQPEMEVIVSREKASIFKSWMDY; this is encoded by the coding sequence ATGAAGATTAATAAAATTCTAATAGTCGAAGATGAAAGACCCAATGCAGACCGATTAAAAAGGCTATTGCTCAAGTTAAGACCCCATATTGAAATCCTTTCCGTTGAAGATTCGATAACCTCTGCTGTAAACTGGCTGGAAAACAATGTAGTTCCGGATATCATCATGATGGATATTCGTTTGGCAGATGGATTAAGCTTTGAGATTTTTAATAAACATGAAGTAAAAAGCGCTGTCATCTTTACAACAGCTTATGATGAATATGCAGTACAGGCCTTTAAATACAACAGTATAGATTATCTACTGAAGCCTATAGAAGAAGAAGAACTGGATGCTGCTCTGAAGCGTTATGAAACCTTTATGGAAGCTGTTCCTGTTGTAGGATCTGCCATTGAAGGGCTTCTCAATTATATCCAGCCTAAAGACTACAGAAAACGATTCCTTATCGTTCATCGTGATGGGTACAAAACGGTGTTGGCAGAAGACATTCTGTATTTCTATACCGAACTAGGAATCAGTAAAGCCATGTTAAATACTGGTGTGGTGGAAAATATTCCTCAAACACTGGAGGAACTTGAAAAACAATTGGATCCGAAATTTTTCTTCCGTGCCAACAGACAGTTTATCATTCATATTGATTCCGTAAAGCAGATTTTTAATCATTTCAATGGAAAATTGAAACTTGAATTGAGAAAACAGCCTGAAATGGAAGTGATTGTAAGTCGTGAAAAGGCTTCTATCTTTAAATCCTGGATGGATTATTAA
- a CDS encoding porin family protein, producing the protein MKKFLAITAIVLGVGVQAQITEPKKGSGIELIPKAGINIVNQSVKYMNGEKSKTSFQAGLGVNIQTGIKNFSVQPEVNFISKGTKFKNSAGSETYNFNYIEVPVLAKYSFGPVYVNAGPSIGFLMGKNDKVKSAYGKTKSIDFGLQMGAGIAVPAGPGKVIIDGRYNLGLNNISDEKGADVKNRGFMISLGYAVPL; encoded by the coding sequence ATGAAAAAGTTTTTAGCAATCACAGCAATCGTGTTAGGTGTAGGAGTACAAGCACAAATCACAGAACCGAAAAAGGGTTCAGGGATAGAATTAATTCCAAAAGCAGGAATCAATATTGTTAATCAGTCTGTTAAGTATATGAATGGTGAGAAATCAAAGACTTCTTTTCAGGCCGGTTTAGGAGTAAATATCCAGACAGGTATTAAGAATTTCTCTGTACAGCCTGAGGTGAACTTCATCAGCAAAGGAACAAAATTTAAAAACAGCGCTGGAAGTGAAACCTACAATTTCAATTATATAGAAGTTCCGGTACTGGCGAAATACAGCTTTGGTCCAGTGTATGTAAATGCAGGACCTTCTATCGGATTCCTTATGGGAAAAAATGATAAGGTAAAATCAGCATACGGCAAAACAAAATCAATAGATTTCGGATTACAGATGGGAGCTGGTATAGCAGTTCCGGCAGGACCAGGAAAAGTAATTATCGATGGCAGATATAATTTAGGCTTAAATAATATCTCTGATGAGAAAGGGGCAGATGTAAAAAACAGAGGTTTTATGATCTCCTTGGGATATGCTGTTCCTTTGTAA
- a CDS encoding efflux RND transporter periplasmic adaptor subunit, producing the protein MNYRKGYLALSLTAAAILYSCGSGNSQENGPQTVALPTDFVQVISGNEDVATGYPGSIEGQDNVEIKAQVTGYLEAVYIKEGQFVSKGQTLFRINPSVYNEQVNTNEAALKSALAAQETAKLEVEKLKPLVEGKVVSDMQLKTAQASLKAASAQVAQAQSSLGSSKINANFTYIKAPVSGYIGRIPNRVGNLISPSDASPLTTLSNISSVNVYFSMNEADFIAHSRAAASGDHTENVELILADGSKYGFKGRLENASGNFDRNTGSIQMKAVFQNPDKLLRSGGTGRVMIHNALDGVVKLPKTSVKDIQDKFFVYKLEGKDKVKMTQIEVSGSTSQDYFVKTGVNAGDKIAVNRIDALTDGAQVVAKVTPSK; encoded by the coding sequence ATGAACTACAGAAAAGGATATCTGGCACTTTCACTTACCGCGGCAGCAATACTATACTCCTGCGGTTCAGGAAACAGCCAGGAAAATGGGCCGCAGACCGTGGCGCTTCCTACAGACTTCGTTCAGGTGATATCCGGAAATGAAGATGTTGCAACGGGGTATCCCGGAAGCATAGAAGGGCAGGATAATGTGGAAATAAAAGCCCAGGTAACAGGATATCTGGAGGCTGTATACATAAAAGAAGGTCAGTTTGTAAGCAAAGGACAAACATTATTCAGAATTAATCCATCCGTATACAATGAACAGGTAAATACCAATGAAGCCGCATTGAAATCAGCTTTAGCAGCTCAGGAAACTGCAAAACTGGAAGTTGAAAAGCTAAAACCTCTTGTAGAAGGAAAAGTAGTTTCTGATATGCAGCTGAAAACAGCACAGGCAAGCCTAAAAGCAGCATCAGCACAAGTGGCTCAGGCACAATCTTCTTTAGGCTCTTCAAAGATCAATGCTAATTTTACCTACATTAAGGCGCCTGTGAGTGGATATATAGGAAGAATCCCTAACAGGGTAGGAAATCTCATCAGCCCGTCTGATGCATCACCCTTAACAACACTTTCAAATATAAGCAGTGTCAATGTTTATTTCTCGATGAACGAGGCAGACTTTATTGCTCATAGCAGAGCTGCAGCTTCAGGAGATCATACTGAAAATGTAGAACTTATTTTAGCAGATGGCTCTAAGTATGGATTTAAGGGAAGATTGGAAAATGCAAGTGGAAATTTTGACAGAAATACGGGAAGTATTCAGATGAAAGCCGTTTTCCAGAATCCAGATAAACTGCTAAGATCAGGCGGAACCGGAAGAGTAATGATTCACAATGCTCTGGATGGTGTTGTAAAGCTCCCTAAAACCTCGGTAAAAGATATTCAGGATAAATTCTTTGTCTATAAGCTGGAAGGTAAAGACAAAGTGAAAATGACACAGATTGAAGTATCCGGAAGCACTTCTCAGGATTACTTTGTGAAGACAGGAGTGAATGCAGGAGACAAGATTGCTGTTAACAGGATAGATGCTCTTACAGATGGCGCACAGGTTGTAGCTAAAGTAACTCCTTCGAAATAA
- a CDS encoding efflux RND transporter permease subunit, whose amino-acid sequence MLKKIIDRPVLATVISLIIVILGIIGLNQLAVTRFPDISPPTITVSGSYPGGNSETVIRSVVTPLEEQINGVEDMSYMKSTASNDGTFTISVIFKQGVNADQAAVNVQNRVQQATPILPQEVVRMGLTTSKQQNSMVLIFNIYTEDNKQYDETFLQNFANINLIPQIKRVKGVGQAQIFGIKDYSMRIWLNPQKMASYGLEPADISNAIADHSLESAPGKLGEESDAALEYVIRYKGKKNKPEQYEDMVVKNDGTNVIRLKDVARIEFGSINNTGDNLSNGKNAVTVAIMQTTGSNANEIEIGVNKAIEQLSKSFPPGIKYTKVMSTKERLDEATGQVKSTLIEAFILVFIVVFIFLQDFRSTIIPAIAVPVAIIGTFFFLLVLGFTINVLTLFALVLAIGIVVDDAIVVVEAVHSNMEGTYLSGRDATHKAMSEITGAVISITLVMSAVFIPIGFMSGSAGLFYKQFAYTLAIAIIISAVNALTLTPALCAVFLKNHHAEEGGKKKGFGQRFAVAFNAGFNNMTERYAKGVRFLIRKKWMAAGLVAGIIGLSAWLMSSTTKSFVPMEDDGFFIYSLSMPPGTGLTKTTEVSNKINAILKTVDAVQENTSITGFNLLSNSAGPAYAMGFVKLKPKKERGAVQDIDEIMNIVNGKLSVIKEGSVMSFRMPPVEGYGVTNDAEIVLQDRMGRDPQVLKAKADDVIGQLMQVPEVAYAYTMFRADYPQLELEVNEDKAKQLGVSIANLLGSIQTYFSGDQSQNFSRFGKFYRVNIKADGVFRMDEQAFNDIFVKNNKGEMVPANTLITLKKVYGPESVQRYNLYNSLNINVVPKPGISNGALMDKIEPTLNKLPSDYSYEWTGLSLEEKSAGNQTAVILGLCLLFVYLLLAAQYESYILPLAVMLSIPTGIVGAFLGIKAIGLDNNIYVQVGLIMLIGLLAKNAILIVEFAVQRRKSGLSILDSALEGAKARLRPIIMTSLAFIVGMIPLMVSTGGMASGNKSISVSAAIGMLSGVVLGVFVIPILYMFFQYLDEKFSSKKKYPVIQNQLTNENI is encoded by the coding sequence ATGTTAAAAAAGATAATAGACCGCCCTGTATTAGCGACGGTAATATCCCTTATCATTGTCATTTTGGGGATCATCGGATTAAATCAGTTGGCGGTGACAAGGTTTCCGGACATTTCTCCGCCAACTATTACGGTTTCAGGTTCTTATCCCGGAGGAAACAGTGAAACGGTGATCCGCTCTGTGGTCACTCCTTTGGAAGAACAGATCAACGGGGTGGAAGACATGAGTTATATGAAGTCCACAGCAAGTAATGACGGGACATTTACTATTTCTGTTATATTTAAACAGGGAGTAAATGCCGATCAGGCGGCGGTAAACGTACAGAACAGGGTGCAACAGGCTACCCCAATCCTCCCTCAGGAAGTGGTAAGAATGGGATTGACTACCTCGAAACAACAAAACAGTATGGTGTTGATTTTCAATATTTATACTGAAGATAATAAGCAATATGATGAAACCTTTCTTCAGAACTTTGCCAATATCAACCTTATCCCGCAGATCAAAAGGGTAAAAGGGGTTGGGCAGGCACAGATCTTTGGAATTAAAGATTATTCCATGAGAATCTGGCTGAATCCTCAGAAAATGGCATCTTATGGGTTGGAACCAGCAGATATTTCGAATGCTATTGCCGATCATAGCTTAGAATCTGCTCCTGGTAAACTGGGAGAAGAATCAGATGCTGCATTAGAATATGTAATCCGATACAAAGGAAAAAAGAATAAGCCGGAACAATATGAAGACATGGTGGTTAAAAATGACGGAACCAATGTCATCAGGCTTAAAGATGTAGCCAGAATCGAATTTGGGTCCATCAACAATACCGGAGATAACCTTTCCAATGGTAAAAATGCGGTGACGGTGGCCATTATGCAGACCACAGGGTCCAATGCGAATGAAATTGAAATAGGAGTTAATAAAGCGATTGAACAGTTGTCGAAATCCTTCCCACCAGGTATCAAATACACCAAAGTAATGAGTACCAAGGAAAGATTAGATGAAGCAACAGGGCAAGTGAAATCCACCTTGATAGAAGCGTTTATCCTTGTATTTATTGTAGTATTTATTTTCTTACAGGATTTCAGGTCTACCATTATTCCAGCCATTGCTGTTCCGGTAGCTATTATCGGTACATTCTTCTTCCTTCTGGTATTAGGATTTACAATTAACGTATTGACGTTGTTTGCCCTGGTACTGGCGATCGGTATTGTCGTCGATGATGCGATTGTAGTGGTAGAAGCTGTTCACAGTAATATGGAAGGAACATATCTTTCGGGAAGAGATGCAACACACAAAGCGATGAGTGAAATTACAGGTGCTGTTATTTCCATTACATTGGTAATGTCTGCTGTGTTTATTCCAATCGGGTTTATGTCAGGTTCTGCAGGGTTATTCTATAAGCAGTTTGCTTATACATTAGCTATTGCGATTATTATTTCTGCGGTCAATGCCCTTACATTAACACCTGCTTTATGTGCGGTATTTTTGAAAAATCATCATGCAGAAGAAGGCGGAAAGAAAAAAGGATTCGGACAAAGATTCGCGGTTGCCTTTAACGCAGGGTTCAATAATATGACAGAACGTTATGCAAAAGGAGTGAGATTTTTAATCCGGAAAAAATGGATGGCAGCAGGATTGGTAGCTGGAATTATAGGACTTTCAGCATGGTTGATGTCAAGCACTACCAAGAGTTTCGTTCCAATGGAAGATGACGGATTCTTCATCTATTCATTGAGTATGCCACCGGGAACGGGGCTGACAAAAACTACAGAAGTTTCCAATAAAATTAATGCGATATTAAAAACAGTAGATGCTGTTCAGGAGAATACATCCATTACAGGATTTAACCTGTTAAGTAACAGTGCCGGACCTGCTTATGCAATGGGATTTGTGAAATTAAAACCTAAAAAAGAAAGAGGGGCTGTTCAGGATATTGACGAAATTATGAATATTGTTAACGGAAAGCTGTCTGTAATCAAGGAAGGAAGTGTAATGAGCTTCAGAATGCCACCGGTAGAAGGATATGGAGTAACCAATGATGCAGAGATTGTTCTTCAGGACCGAATGGGTAGAGATCCTCAGGTTCTTAAAGCTAAAGCAGATGATGTAATTGGGCAATTGATGCAGGTTCCTGAAGTAGCTTATGCTTACACTATGTTCAGGGCAGATTATCCACAGCTGGAACTTGAAGTGAATGAAGATAAAGCTAAACAGTTAGGAGTAAGCATCGCAAATTTATTAGGATCTATCCAAACGTATTTCTCAGGAGATCAATCTCAGAATTTCTCCAGATTCGGGAAGTTCTACAGAGTGAATATCAAAGCTGATGGTGTTTTCCGAATGGATGAGCAGGCGTTCAATGATATTTTCGTGAAAAATAATAAAGGAGAAATGGTTCCAGCCAATACCTTAATTACTTTGAAAAAAGTATACGGCCCGGAATCCGTTCAGCGATATAACCTTTATAATTCATTGAACATTAACGTGGTACCAAAACCAGGAATCAGTAATGGAGCCTTGATGGATAAAATTGAGCCAACCTTGAATAAACTTCCTTCTGACTACAGTTATGAATGGACCGGTTTAAGTTTGGAAGAAAAATCTGCAGGAAACCAAACCGCTGTAATCCTTGGATTATGTTTGCTTTTCGTTTACCTGCTTCTTGCAGCACAGTACGAAAGCTACATTCTTCCGCTAGCCGTAATGCTTTCCATCCCTACAGGAATTGTAGGAGCATTCTTAGGAATCAAAGCGATTGGATTGGATAACAACATCTATGTGCAGGTAGGATTAATTATGCTTATTGGTCTCCTTGCGAAAAATGCGATTCTTATCGTAGAATTTGCTGTCCAGAGAAGAAAATCAGGACTCTCTATTCTTGATTCAGCATTGGAAGGTGCAAAAGCAAGGCTACGTCCTATCATTATGACATCACTGGCCTTTATCGTGGGAATGATTCCATTGATGGTTTCTACAGGAGGAATGGCATCAGGAAATAAATCCATTAGTGTAAGTGCTGCCATAGGAATGTTGAGTGGAGTAGTGTTAGGGGTATTTGTAATTCCTATCCTCTATATGTTCTTCCAATATCTGGATGAGAAATTCTCATCTAAAAAGAAGTATCCTGTAATCCAAAATCAATTGACAAATGAGAATATTTAA
- a CDS encoding efflux transporter outer membrane subunit, with protein MRIFNIKNFFISGAIASVLVSCTVGKPYARTDLQMPETYKESVQVTGDTVVLPWKTFFKDPKLIGLIDKALARNNEVNVALKNIEQLDLMYKQAKLSLLPTLDFSAGANRSWASTNTLNGSLNEQFAGTTHMDDFSANMRLSWEVDIWGKAKMQKEAAAAEYFAQKENLNAVKSRIVVQVAQTYYNLISLDEQMKIAEQNIELSNNTLKMMDLQFKAGQINSLAVQQSEAQKKTAELLIPLAKQNISIQENALSILCGEYPTKIERAGNLKTMIPENKLSEGLPAQLLSRRPDLKMAEFNVISLNSKTGLAKAAMYPSISLSPQIGVNSNKFSSWFDIPGSITKTVAANLTAPIFQKKQLKTAYETAMIEQEKAAINFKQSVMTAVGEVSDAMAKTQGTSERLQLLEQRTAILDKGIGDALKLYKSGMATYLEVITAQNNKLQNDLEAINVTLERLNAEVDLYRALGGGVE; from the coding sequence ATGAGAATATTTAATATAAAGAATTTCTTTATTTCAGGCGCAATAGCATCGGTACTGGTGTCTTGCACTGTGGGGAAGCCTTATGCAAGAACAGACCTTCAGATGCCGGAAACCTATAAAGAATCCGTACAGGTAACAGGAGATACTGTAGTGCTTCCATGGAAAACATTCTTTAAAGATCCAAAACTAATTGGTCTGATAGATAAAGCATTAGCAAGAAATAATGAAGTAAACGTGGCACTGAAAAACATAGAACAGCTTGATCTGATGTATAAACAAGCAAAACTGTCTCTTCTTCCCACCCTGGATTTCAGTGCAGGAGCCAATAGAAGCTGGGCTTCTACCAATACCTTGAACGGATCACTTAATGAGCAGTTTGCAGGAACAACGCACATGGATGATTTCAGTGCCAATATGCGACTTTCATGGGAAGTTGATATCTGGGGAAAAGCGAAGATGCAGAAAGAAGCTGCAGCTGCAGAATACTTTGCCCAAAAAGAAAATCTGAACGCTGTAAAAAGCAGAATTGTTGTTCAGGTAGCCCAGACTTATTATAATCTGATAAGTTTAGACGAGCAGATGAAAATTGCAGAGCAGAATATTGAACTGAGTAATAATACCCTTAAAATGATGGATCTTCAGTTTAAGGCAGGACAGATCAACTCATTAGCTGTACAGCAATCAGAAGCGCAGAAGAAAACAGCTGAACTTTTGATTCCTTTGGCGAAACAGAATATCTCCATCCAAGAAAATGCTTTGAGTATCCTTTGTGGAGAATATCCAACAAAAATAGAAAGAGCAGGAAATTTGAAAACAATGATCCCTGAAAATAAACTTTCAGAAGGACTTCCTGCACAATTATTAAGCAGAAGACCGGATCTGAAAATGGCAGAATTTAATGTGATCAGCCTGAATTCAAAAACAGGATTGGCGAAAGCAGCAATGTATCCAAGCATCAGCCTTAGCCCACAAATTGGAGTCAATTCCAATAAATTCAGCTCATGGTTTGATATTCCGGGATCTATTACGAAAACGGTGGCAGCTAATTTAACCGCTCCTATTTTTCAGAAAAAACAATTGAAAACCGCCTACGAAACGGCAATGATTGAACAGGAAAAGGCGGCGATCAACTTTAAACAATCGGTAATGACGGCTGTTGGAGAAGTTTCAGATGCTATGGCGAAAACTCAGGGAACTTCTGAAAGATTACAGCTTTTGGAACAGAGAACTGCCATTTTAGACAAAGGAATAGGAGACGCCTTAAAGCTTTATAAAAGCGGAATGGCAACCTATCTTGAAGTAATTACAGCTCAGAATAATAAACTTCAGAATGATCTGGAAGCAATTAATGTTACATTGGAAAGATTAAATGCTGAGGTAGACCTGTACAGAGCACTTGGTGGCGGAGTAGAGTAG